A single genomic interval of Pseudorca crassidens isolate mPseCra1 chromosome 19, mPseCra1.hap1, whole genome shotgun sequence harbors:
- the PPY gene encoding pancreatic polypeptide prohormone has product MAASHRCLFLLLLSTGVALLLRPPLGARGAPLEPVYPGDNATPEQMAQYAAELRRYINMLTRPRYGKRDKEGALDFSECGSPHSALPRWAWFPALCVQMPGAETGVCVGGGGEQGPRAGLRSSEGTRTPHSCCHALPSPHRQLSPRDS; this is encoded by the exons ATGGCCGCCTCTCACCGCTGCCTCTTCCTGCTGCTTCTGTCCACGGGCGTGGCTCTGTTGCTGCGACCACCACTGGGTGCCCGTGGGGCCCCGCTGGAGCCAGTATACCCGGGGGACAATGCCACGCCAGAGCAGATGGCCCAGTACGCAGCGGAGCTCCGCAGATACATCAACATGCTGACCAGGCCCAG GTATGggaagagagacaaagaaggcgCGCTGGACTTCTCGGAGTGTGGCTCCCCCCACTCAGCTCTCCCCAGGTGGGCTTGGTTCCCTGCCCTGTGTGTCCAGATGCCTGGGGCAGAAACCGGGGTGTGtgtcgggggtgggggagaacaGGGGCCTAGGGCTGGCCTGAGGTCTTCCGAGGGCACGAGGACTCCCCACTCATGCTGCCACGCTCTGCCCTCTCCGCACAGGCAGCTCAGCCCGAGGGACTCGTAA
- the PYY gene encoding peptide YY, with translation MVTVRRPWPAMATVLLALLFCLGALVDAYPAKPEAPGAHASPEELKRYYLSLRHFLNLVTRQRYGKRDISEALLSKLLFPDPEDRPVKSRPEGAYLW, from the exons ATGGTGACGGTGCGCAGGCCGTGGCCCGCCATGGCCACAGTGCTGCTGGCCCTGCTCTTCTGCCTGGGGGCGCTGGTCGACGCCTACCCCGCCAAACCCGAGGCTCCCGGCGCACACGCCTCGCCGGAGGAGCTGAAGCGCTACTACCTCTCTCTGCGCCACTTCCTCAACCTGGTCACTCGGCAGAG GTACGGGAAACGTGACATCTCGGAAGCCCTCCTCTCCAAACTGCTCTTCCCCGATCCCGAGGACCGGCCCGTCAAGTCGCG GCCAGAAGGCGCCTACCTGTGGTGA